In a genomic window of Chengkuizengella sediminis:
- a CDS encoding class I SAM-dependent methyltransferase, whose amino-acid sequence MAIVQLSSTNPNFSFMIKKNPNSGMLLRSIRKGKAYGWYSDEATFNVYFKDADNEVSFKQDKNENFEYLNVSRYNSPLFPLAAINEFFKTPLKTLDERDEEGYEHSLFMNMVHIERIRYIDFFSKHMKDFSFDAEPLTHKSYALTISTKKSLYQLLHVSSVLCLFLSTFGNEYLDTSDSLLEKYIQSINVIDAPFYIRSLFVRNFLSSKNRFNKYKAALENTNRYDIQFDFGGTAFQRRNYIANSLPFDKSILDIGCGEGFYAFPFSKKIEESYYAIDIDKDLLRDVNLKARAKEIDNIVTFHSMDHFLEGYEGEQVDIILTEVIEHMSEDEAKKFILQIVQHVNFDNFIITTPNFDFNQYYEINNFRHDDHKWEMGREQFRQWFIDVTKELNLDYEFVAVGDGVNNIQTTQGVILRNKGA is encoded by the coding sequence CTACATTTAATGTATATTTCAAGGATGCAGATAATGAAGTGTCCTTTAAACAAGATAAAAATGAGAACTTTGAATATTTGAATGTATCTCGATACAACAGTCCTTTATTTCCTTTAGCTGCGATTAATGAGTTTTTTAAAACGCCTTTGAAAACATTGGATGAACGAGATGAGGAAGGCTACGAGCATTCATTATTCATGAATATGGTACATATCGAAAGAATTAGATATATCGATTTTTTTAGTAAACATATGAAGGATTTTTCGTTTGATGCCGAGCCTCTTACACATAAAAGTTACGCTTTAACGATTTCTACTAAAAAGAGTTTATATCAGTTATTGCATGTTTCAAGTGTGTTGTGTTTGTTTTTATCTACGTTTGGAAATGAGTATCTTGATACATCTGATAGTTTATTAGAAAAATATATTCAGAGCATCAATGTCATCGATGCACCATTTTATATACGAAGTTTATTCGTTAGAAACTTCCTATCTTCTAAAAATAGATTTAATAAATATAAAGCAGCGTTGGAAAATACAAACCGTTACGACATTCAGTTTGATTTTGGAGGTACTGCTTTTCAGCGGAGAAACTATATTGCAAACTCCTTGCCTTTTGACAAATCAATATTGGATATTGGGTGTGGGGAAGGTTTTTATGCTTTTCCATTTTCTAAAAAAATTGAAGAAAGCTATTATGCTATTGATATAGACAAAGATCTTCTTCGAGATGTGAACCTGAAAGCCAGAGCCAAAGAAATTGATAATATTGTAACTTTTCATTCTATGGATCACTTCTTAGAAGGGTATGAGGGAGAGCAAGTAGATATTATCCTAACCGAAGTGATTGAGCATATGAGTGAGGATGAGGCTAAAAAGTTTATCCTTCAAATTGTACAACATGTTAACTTTGACAACTTTATTATTACAACGCCGAATTTTGATTTTAACCAGTATTACGAAATTAACAATTTTAGGCATGACGATCACAAATGGGAAATGGGTCGGGAACAATTTAGACAATGGTTTATAGATGTGACGAAGGAATTAAACCTAGACTATGAATTTGTAGCTGTAGGTGATGGAGTGAATAACATTCAAACAACACAAGGTGTCATTTTAAGGAATAAGGGGGCGTAA